A portion of the Apus apus isolate bApuApu2 chromosome 3, bApuApu2.pri.cur, whole genome shotgun sequence genome contains these proteins:
- the LATS1 gene encoding serine/threonine-protein kinase LATS1 isoform X1 produces the protein MKRSEKPEGYRQMRPKTFPASNYTGSSQQMLQEIRESLRNLPKPSDAAKADHSMAKMLSEDPRQGRNPPKFVTYHKVLQEIRNSLLPFANETTSAVKGTSEVNRQMLQDLQAAGFDEDMVIQALRQTNSRSIEAAIEFISKMSYQDPRREQMVAAAARPVNASIKPPAGTVQQSVNRKQSWKGSKESLVPQRHGPSLGDGVVYRSESPSSQPDVGRPLSGSGIAAFAQAHPGNGQRVNPPPLPQIRSVTPPPPPPRGQTPPPRGTTPPPPSWEPNSQTKRYSGNMEYVISRISPVPPGAWQDGYPPPPMNPPPINSSTQGQRGMSAVPIGRQPIIMQSSANSKFSFPSGRAGMPNGNCQAEFIVHQNMVSSNSVSRQPPPYPINPTNRQSPTALQMQAGGAVPPSAYANGNLPQAMMVPNRNSHNMELYNANMAGIPASWSQPSPVQPQSSPGNGHEVPTWQPSVPVRSNSFNNHHGNRQSHSSSSQPSATTVTAITPAPIQQPVKSMRVLKPELQTALAPTHPSWMPQPVQTIQTIPFSESPSANVTVMSPVAEAPNYQGPPPPYPKHLLHQNPSVNLYETGAKLNKEEPPILSKEDENEKNYECVDSADKEKKQITTSPVPVRKNKKDEERRESRIQSYSPQAFKFFMEQHVENILKSHQQRLHRKKQLENEMMRVGLSPEARDQMRKMLCQKESNYIRLRRAKMDKSMFVKIKTLGVGAFGEVCLARKVDTNALYATKTLRKKDVLLRNQVAHVKAERDILAEADNEWVVRLYYSFQDKDNLYFVMDYIPGGDMMSLLIRMGVFPENLARFYTAELTCAVESVHKMGFIHRDIKPDNILIDRDGHIKLTDFGLCTGFRWTHDSKYYQSGDHARQDSMDFSSEWGDPANCRCGDRLKPLERRAARQHQRCLAHSLVGTPNYIAPEVLLRTGYTQLCDWWSVGVILFEMLVGQPPFLAQTPLETQMKVINWQTALHIPPQAKLTPEASDLIIKLCRGPEDRLGKNGADEIKVHPFFKTIDFSSDLRRQSAFYIPKIAHPTDTSNFDPVDPDKLWSDDDKEGNRNDTLNGWYKNGKHPEHAFYEFTFRRFFDDNGYPYNNPKPIEYEYSNSPNSEQQSDDDDDDDEQAGRGVQNRDLVYV, from the exons ATGAAGAGAAGTGAGAAGCCAGAAGGTTATAGACAAATGAGGCCTAAGACTTTTCCTGCCAGTAACTATactggcagcagccagcagatgCTACAGGAAATACGAGAAAGCCTCAGGAATTTACCTAAACCATCAGATGCTGCTAAAGCGGATCACAGCATGGCCAAAATGTTATCTGAAGATCCTAGACAAGGCCGAAATCCCCCCAAATTTGTAACATATCATAAAGTTTTGCAGGAGATAAGAAACTCACTTCTGCCTTTTGCAAACGAAACCACCTCAGCTGTAAAAGGAACATCAGAAGTTAATCGACAAATGCTGCAAGACTTACAAGCTGCTGGCTTTGATGag GATATGGTCATACAAGCTCTCAGACAAACTAACAGCCGTAGTATAGAAGCTGCCATTGAATTTATAAGTAAAATGAGCTACCAGGATCCTCGGCGGGAACAGATGgttgcagcagctgcaagacCTGTAAATGCAAGTATAAAACCACCAG CAGGGACTGTACAGCAGTCAGTTAACCgcaagcagagctggaagggttCTAAGGAGTCCTTGGTTCCTCAGAGGCATGGCCCTTCCCTGGGAGATGGTGTAGTTTATCGCTCAGAaagtcccagctctcagcctgatGTGGGAAGGCCGTTATCTGGATCTGGCATTGCAGCATTTGCTCAGGCTCATCCTGGCAATGGACAAAGAGTGAATCCCCCGCCTCTACCACAGATAAGGAGTgtcactcctcctcctccacctcctcgAGGACAGACACCCCCTCCAAGGGGAACTactcctccacctccttcctGGGAACCAAACTCTCAAACAAAGCGTTACTCTGGAAACATGGAATATGTGATCTCCCGTATTTCTCCAGTGCCACCTGGAGCATGGCAGGATGGTTATCCACCTCCACCTATGAATCCTCCACCCATAAATTCTTCCACACAGGGTCAGAGAGGCATGAGTGCTGTTCCCATTGGCAGGCAACCAATAATCATGCAGAGTTCTGCCAACAGCAAATTTAGTTTTCcttcaggaagagctggaaTGCCAAATGGTAATTGTCAGGCAGAATTCATAGTTCACCAGAATATGGTGTCTAGCAACTCAGTGAGTCGCCAGCCACCTCCATACCCCATAAATCCAACTAACAGGCAAAGTCCCACAGCACTACAgatgcaggcaggaggagctgtaCCTCCTTCAGCATATGCCAATGGGAATCTTCCTCAGGCAATGATGGTGCCAAATAGGAATAGTCACAACATGGAACTTTACAATGCAAATATGGCTGGAATACCTGCATCCTGGTCACAGCCTTCCCCTGTGCAACCGCAGTCATCACCTGGCAATGGGCATGAGGTGCCTACATGGCAACCCAGTGTTCCTGTGCGGTCAAATTCTTTCAACAACCATCATGGAAACAGGCAGAgtcactccagcagctctcagccttcAGCTACAACAGTAACAGCTATAACGCCAGCTCCCATTCAGCAACCAGTGAAGAGCATGCGTGTGTTAAAACCAGAGCTACAGACTGCCTTAGCACCCACTCACCCTTCCTGGATGCCACAACCAGTGCAAACCATTCAGACCATTCCCTTCTCTGAGAGTCCATCTGCAAACGTGACAGTTATGTCCCCTGTTGCAGAGGCTCCAAATTACCAGGGTCCCCCACCACCTTACCCAAAACACTTGTTACACCAGAATCCCTCTGTAAATCTATATGAGACAGGAGCCAAGCTCAACAAGGAAGAACCTCCTATTTTATCCAAGGAGGATGAGAACGAAAAGAATTATGAATGTGTTGATTCAGcagataaagaaaagaaacaaattacaaCATCACCTGTTCCTGttagaaaaaacaagaaagatgaggaaagaaGAGAGTCTCGCATTCAAAGCTATTCCCCTCAGGCCTTTAAATTCTTCATGGAGCAGCACGTGGAAAATATACTCAAGTCACATCAGCAGCGTTTGCATCGGAAAAAACAACTAGAGAATGAAATGATGCGG GTTGGACTGTCACCAGAAGCCAGAGATCAAATGAGGAAAATGTTGTGCCAGAAAGAGTCAAATTATATTCGGCTAAGAAGAGCTAAAATGGACAAGTCAatgtttgtaaaaataaaaaccctggGAGTTGGTGCATTTGGAGAAGTTTGCCTAGCAAGAAAAGTGGATACCAATGCTTTATATGCAACAAAAACTCTGAGGAAAAAAGATGTATTGCTTAGAAATCAAGTTGCTCATGTTAAAGCTGAGCGGGATATCCTTGCAGAAGCTGATAACGAATGGGTGGTTCGCCTGTACTATTCATTCCAAGATAAGGACAATTTGTACTTTGTAATGGACTACATTCCAGGAGGTGATATGATGAGTCTCCTAATTAGAATGGGTGTCTTTCCAGAAAATCTGGCACGGTTCTACACAGCAGAACTGACCTGCGCAGTTGAAAGCGTTCATAAAATGGGCTTCATCCACAGGGATATTAAACCTGATAATATCTTGATAGACCGCGATGGTCATATTAAATTGACTGACTTCGGGCTCTGTACAGGTTTTCGATGGACCCACGATTCAAAATACTACCAGAGTG GTGATCACGCGCGTCAGGACAGCATGGATTTCAGCAGCGAATGGGGTGACCCAGCAAACTGCAGGTGTGGAGACCGGCTGAAGCCGCTGGAACGCAGGGCAGCGCGGCAGCACCAGCGCTGCCTGGCCCACTCCCTGGTTGGCACTCCCAACTACATTGCACCTGAAGTGTTGTTACGAACAG GTTACACACAGCTGTGTGACTGGTGGAGTGTTGGAGTGATTCTCTTTGAAATGTTGGTGGGGCAGCCCCCATTCCTGGCACAAACACCGCTGGAAACACAAATGAAG GTTATCAACTGGCAAACTGCACTTCATATTCCACCTCAAGCTAAACTGACTCCAGAGGCCTCCGACCTTATTATCAAACTCTGCCGAGGGCCAGAAGATCGTTTAGGCAAAAACGGTGCAGATGAAATAAAAGTtcatccattttttaaaacaattgaTTTTTCAAGCGATCTGCGGCGGCAGTCTGCTTTCTACATTCCCAAAATTGCTCATCCTACAGACACGTCAAACTTTGATCCAGTTGATCCAGATAAATTGTGGAGTGATGATGATAAGGAAGGGAACAGAAATGATACACTTAACGGGTGGtacaaaaatggaaaacatcCTGAACATGCTTTTTATGAGTTCACCTTCCGGAGGTTTTTTGATGACAATGGCTACCCTTACAACAATCCAAAGCCTATTGAGTATGAGTATAGTAATTCCCCAAACTCGGAACAGCAgtcagatgatgatgatgatgatgatgaacaGGCAGGTAGAGGAGTTCAAAATAGAGACCTGGTTTATGTTTAG
- the LATS1 gene encoding serine/threonine-protein kinase LATS1 isoform X2, protein MKRSEKPEGYRQMRPKTFPASNYTGSSQQMLQEIRESLRNLPKPSDAAKADHSMAKMLSEDPRQGRNPPKFVTYHKVLQEIRNSLLPFANETTSAVKGTSEVNRQMLQDLQAAGFDEDMVIQALRQTNSRSIEAAIEFISKMSYQDPRREQMVAAAARPVNASIKPPGTVQQSVNRKQSWKGSKESLVPQRHGPSLGDGVVYRSESPSSQPDVGRPLSGSGIAAFAQAHPGNGQRVNPPPLPQIRSVTPPPPPPRGQTPPPRGTTPPPPSWEPNSQTKRYSGNMEYVISRISPVPPGAWQDGYPPPPMNPPPINSSTQGQRGMSAVPIGRQPIIMQSSANSKFSFPSGRAGMPNGNCQAEFIVHQNMVSSNSVSRQPPPYPINPTNRQSPTALQMQAGGAVPPSAYANGNLPQAMMVPNRNSHNMELYNANMAGIPASWSQPSPVQPQSSPGNGHEVPTWQPSVPVRSNSFNNHHGNRQSHSSSSQPSATTVTAITPAPIQQPVKSMRVLKPELQTALAPTHPSWMPQPVQTIQTIPFSESPSANVTVMSPVAEAPNYQGPPPPYPKHLLHQNPSVNLYETGAKLNKEEPPILSKEDENEKNYECVDSADKEKKQITTSPVPVRKNKKDEERRESRIQSYSPQAFKFFMEQHVENILKSHQQRLHRKKQLENEMMRVGLSPEARDQMRKMLCQKESNYIRLRRAKMDKSMFVKIKTLGVGAFGEVCLARKVDTNALYATKTLRKKDVLLRNQVAHVKAERDILAEADNEWVVRLYYSFQDKDNLYFVMDYIPGGDMMSLLIRMGVFPENLARFYTAELTCAVESVHKMGFIHRDIKPDNILIDRDGHIKLTDFGLCTGFRWTHDSKYYQSGDHARQDSMDFSSEWGDPANCRCGDRLKPLERRAARQHQRCLAHSLVGTPNYIAPEVLLRTGYTQLCDWWSVGVILFEMLVGQPPFLAQTPLETQMKVINWQTALHIPPQAKLTPEASDLIIKLCRGPEDRLGKNGADEIKVHPFFKTIDFSSDLRRQSAFYIPKIAHPTDTSNFDPVDPDKLWSDDDKEGNRNDTLNGWYKNGKHPEHAFYEFTFRRFFDDNGYPYNNPKPIEYEYSNSPNSEQQSDDDDDDDEQAGRGVQNRDLVYV, encoded by the exons ATGAAGAGAAGTGAGAAGCCAGAAGGTTATAGACAAATGAGGCCTAAGACTTTTCCTGCCAGTAACTATactggcagcagccagcagatgCTACAGGAAATACGAGAAAGCCTCAGGAATTTACCTAAACCATCAGATGCTGCTAAAGCGGATCACAGCATGGCCAAAATGTTATCTGAAGATCCTAGACAAGGCCGAAATCCCCCCAAATTTGTAACATATCATAAAGTTTTGCAGGAGATAAGAAACTCACTTCTGCCTTTTGCAAACGAAACCACCTCAGCTGTAAAAGGAACATCAGAAGTTAATCGACAAATGCTGCAAGACTTACAAGCTGCTGGCTTTGATGag GATATGGTCATACAAGCTCTCAGACAAACTAACAGCCGTAGTATAGAAGCTGCCATTGAATTTATAAGTAAAATGAGCTACCAGGATCCTCGGCGGGAACAGATGgttgcagcagctgcaagacCTGTAAATGCAAGTATAAAACCACCAG GGACTGTACAGCAGTCAGTTAACCgcaagcagagctggaagggttCTAAGGAGTCCTTGGTTCCTCAGAGGCATGGCCCTTCCCTGGGAGATGGTGTAGTTTATCGCTCAGAaagtcccagctctcagcctgatGTGGGAAGGCCGTTATCTGGATCTGGCATTGCAGCATTTGCTCAGGCTCATCCTGGCAATGGACAAAGAGTGAATCCCCCGCCTCTACCACAGATAAGGAGTgtcactcctcctcctccacctcctcgAGGACAGACACCCCCTCCAAGGGGAACTactcctccacctccttcctGGGAACCAAACTCTCAAACAAAGCGTTACTCTGGAAACATGGAATATGTGATCTCCCGTATTTCTCCAGTGCCACCTGGAGCATGGCAGGATGGTTATCCACCTCCACCTATGAATCCTCCACCCATAAATTCTTCCACACAGGGTCAGAGAGGCATGAGTGCTGTTCCCATTGGCAGGCAACCAATAATCATGCAGAGTTCTGCCAACAGCAAATTTAGTTTTCcttcaggaagagctggaaTGCCAAATGGTAATTGTCAGGCAGAATTCATAGTTCACCAGAATATGGTGTCTAGCAACTCAGTGAGTCGCCAGCCACCTCCATACCCCATAAATCCAACTAACAGGCAAAGTCCCACAGCACTACAgatgcaggcaggaggagctgtaCCTCCTTCAGCATATGCCAATGGGAATCTTCCTCAGGCAATGATGGTGCCAAATAGGAATAGTCACAACATGGAACTTTACAATGCAAATATGGCTGGAATACCTGCATCCTGGTCACAGCCTTCCCCTGTGCAACCGCAGTCATCACCTGGCAATGGGCATGAGGTGCCTACATGGCAACCCAGTGTTCCTGTGCGGTCAAATTCTTTCAACAACCATCATGGAAACAGGCAGAgtcactccagcagctctcagccttcAGCTACAACAGTAACAGCTATAACGCCAGCTCCCATTCAGCAACCAGTGAAGAGCATGCGTGTGTTAAAACCAGAGCTACAGACTGCCTTAGCACCCACTCACCCTTCCTGGATGCCACAACCAGTGCAAACCATTCAGACCATTCCCTTCTCTGAGAGTCCATCTGCAAACGTGACAGTTATGTCCCCTGTTGCAGAGGCTCCAAATTACCAGGGTCCCCCACCACCTTACCCAAAACACTTGTTACACCAGAATCCCTCTGTAAATCTATATGAGACAGGAGCCAAGCTCAACAAGGAAGAACCTCCTATTTTATCCAAGGAGGATGAGAACGAAAAGAATTATGAATGTGTTGATTCAGcagataaagaaaagaaacaaattacaaCATCACCTGTTCCTGttagaaaaaacaagaaagatgaggaaagaaGAGAGTCTCGCATTCAAAGCTATTCCCCTCAGGCCTTTAAATTCTTCATGGAGCAGCACGTGGAAAATATACTCAAGTCACATCAGCAGCGTTTGCATCGGAAAAAACAACTAGAGAATGAAATGATGCGG GTTGGACTGTCACCAGAAGCCAGAGATCAAATGAGGAAAATGTTGTGCCAGAAAGAGTCAAATTATATTCGGCTAAGAAGAGCTAAAATGGACAAGTCAatgtttgtaaaaataaaaaccctggGAGTTGGTGCATTTGGAGAAGTTTGCCTAGCAAGAAAAGTGGATACCAATGCTTTATATGCAACAAAAACTCTGAGGAAAAAAGATGTATTGCTTAGAAATCAAGTTGCTCATGTTAAAGCTGAGCGGGATATCCTTGCAGAAGCTGATAACGAATGGGTGGTTCGCCTGTACTATTCATTCCAAGATAAGGACAATTTGTACTTTGTAATGGACTACATTCCAGGAGGTGATATGATGAGTCTCCTAATTAGAATGGGTGTCTTTCCAGAAAATCTGGCACGGTTCTACACAGCAGAACTGACCTGCGCAGTTGAAAGCGTTCATAAAATGGGCTTCATCCACAGGGATATTAAACCTGATAATATCTTGATAGACCGCGATGGTCATATTAAATTGACTGACTTCGGGCTCTGTACAGGTTTTCGATGGACCCACGATTCAAAATACTACCAGAGTG GTGATCACGCGCGTCAGGACAGCATGGATTTCAGCAGCGAATGGGGTGACCCAGCAAACTGCAGGTGTGGAGACCGGCTGAAGCCGCTGGAACGCAGGGCAGCGCGGCAGCACCAGCGCTGCCTGGCCCACTCCCTGGTTGGCACTCCCAACTACATTGCACCTGAAGTGTTGTTACGAACAG GTTACACACAGCTGTGTGACTGGTGGAGTGTTGGAGTGATTCTCTTTGAAATGTTGGTGGGGCAGCCCCCATTCCTGGCACAAACACCGCTGGAAACACAAATGAAG GTTATCAACTGGCAAACTGCACTTCATATTCCACCTCAAGCTAAACTGACTCCAGAGGCCTCCGACCTTATTATCAAACTCTGCCGAGGGCCAGAAGATCGTTTAGGCAAAAACGGTGCAGATGAAATAAAAGTtcatccattttttaaaacaattgaTTTTTCAAGCGATCTGCGGCGGCAGTCTGCTTTCTACATTCCCAAAATTGCTCATCCTACAGACACGTCAAACTTTGATCCAGTTGATCCAGATAAATTGTGGAGTGATGATGATAAGGAAGGGAACAGAAATGATACACTTAACGGGTGGtacaaaaatggaaaacatcCTGAACATGCTTTTTATGAGTTCACCTTCCGGAGGTTTTTTGATGACAATGGCTACCCTTACAACAATCCAAAGCCTATTGAGTATGAGTATAGTAATTCCCCAAACTCGGAACAGCAgtcagatgatgatgatgatgatgatgaacaGGCAGGTAGAGGAGTTCAAAATAGAGACCTGGTTTATGTTTAG